In Sebaldella termitidis ATCC 33386, one DNA window encodes the following:
- the cls gene encoding cardiolipin synthase: MMNSLEIFSWFEHLYIVVVLIFVIGILASGKKSGSIMAWIFTVLFIPIIGIILYMVLGVNWRRRRILKNKLENSPHKMFVSLSNELAKNELSKYDTRDIFSSYKDNVERTDKYMRDMEDHSDVAKLLYNTGSTYLTLNTSYDFYFDGGEAFDSIIKDLENAKESIYIEFFIWRSDELGERVKDVLIKKASEGIDIKLIFDGLGSFGRISRKYKKALEKAGIKYRYFLDVRYNILKLNYRNHRKMVIVDGNVLHTGGMNLGQEYIDGGKQFESWRDTNIRITGEMCVHYLAVFISDWLNSSGKFDFIIPEIEDSSSGDYLMQLCASGPDTIWSSLQMLYTKMITEAKEEILIESPYFVPDDSIFEQLKIAALSGIKVKIIMAGKPDKKIPFWVAETYFEEIIDSGMEIYRYQKGFLHCKNIIIDGKLATMGTCNFDFRSFELNYEINTVYYNKEMAGKLREQFFEDLKYCTEIKNEDLDRKGFLLRLRDSVFRVLSPIL, encoded by the coding sequence ATGATGAATTCATTGGAGATATTTAGCTGGTTTGAACACCTTTATATAGTGGTAGTACTGATATTTGTAATAGGAATTCTGGCTTCGGGGAAAAAATCCGGTTCTATAATGGCATGGATTTTTACAGTGTTATTCATACCCATAATAGGAATAATTCTTTATATGGTATTAGGAGTAAACTGGCGCAGAAGAAGAATTTTGAAAAATAAGCTTGAAAACAGTCCGCATAAAATGTTTGTAAGTCTGTCAAATGAACTGGCTAAAAACGAGCTCAGCAAATATGACACGAGGGATATATTCAGTTCGTACAAGGATAATGTCGAGAGAACAGATAAATATATGAGAGATATGGAGGATCACAGTGATGTGGCAAAGCTTCTTTATAATACCGGAAGCACATATCTCACACTAAATACTTCTTACGATTTTTATTTTGACGGCGGGGAGGCATTTGACAGTATAATAAAAGATTTGGAAAATGCCAAAGAAAGCATATATATAGAATTTTTCATATGGCGTTCTGACGAGCTCGGAGAGAGAGTAAAAGATGTATTGATAAAAAAAGCAAGTGAAGGTATAGATATAAAGCTTATATTTGACGGTCTGGGTTCGTTCGGCCGTATTTCAAGAAAGTATAAAAAAGCCCTTGAAAAAGCAGGGATAAAATATAGATATTTTCTTGATGTAAGATATAATATCCTGAAACTTAACTATAGAAATCACAGAAAAATGGTAATAGTGGACGGGAATGTACTGCATACCGGCGGGATGAATCTGGGTCAGGAATATATAGACGGCGGAAAACAGTTCGAATCATGGAGAGATACAAATATACGGATTACCGGCGAAATGTGTGTACATTATCTGGCTGTATTTATCTCTGACTGGCTGAACAGCAGCGGAAAATTTGATTTTATTATCCCGGAAATCGAGGACAGCTCATCGGGGGATTATCTGATGCAGCTGTGTGCAAGCGGGCCTGATACTATCTGGTCGTCATTGCAGATGCTTTATACCAAAATGATTACCGAGGCAAAAGAGGAAATTCTAATAGAAAGTCCTTATTTTGTACCGGATGACAGTATATTCGAGCAGCTCAAAATAGCCGCACTTTCAGGGATAAAAGTAAAAATCATTATGGCAGGAAAGCCTGATAAAAAAATACCTTTCTGGGTTGCTGAAACTTATTTTGAGGAAATAATAGATTCAGGAATGGAAATCTACAGATATCAAAAAGGATTTTTACACTGTAAAAATATAATAATTGATGGAAAGCTGGCAACAATGGGAACCTGTAACTTTGATTTCAGAAGCTTTGAACTTAATTATGAGATAAATACTGTATACTATAATAAAGAAATGGCAGGAAAATTAAGGGAACAGTTTTTTGAGGATTTGAAATACTGTACAGAAATAAAAAATGAAGATCTTGACAGAAAAGGATTTCTTTTGAGGCTGAGAGATTCTGTTTTCAGAGTTTTATCGCCGATATTATAA
- the recJ gene encoding single-stranded-DNA-specific exonuclease RecJ — MRWELLNYNDEYIQSKSKEFHTDKLITELLLNRGITNKEDVDKFLNPSMENINDPFLFEDMERIVERIIIARKNKEKIFIYGDYDVDGISGTAYLIIVLRNLGINIDYFIQNRVHEGSKINKHFVNYIKKRNAKLVITVDTSFGSTEEIELLTKNGIDLIITDHHRQTNKLKLDVKTINPKISKTYPFKHLSGSGMAYKLADAVYERLGVSKKILHDYMDIVMIGTVADVVPMTDENRFIIKQGLANLRKTKVKGLEYLIVYLKLNAYSINTSDIGFYIAPMLNALGRIDSSKMVVDFYIEKDDFRIFNIIEEMKRANKIRRYLEINIYNEIEEKIAKMREKPKYIFMKSKKWHSGVTGVVSSRLSLKYNIPVIIISIKNGYGKASCRSVEGLNIFDILKEISHKFERFGGHDLAAGFLVTEKVLFQIEKYLKNKLYRLNKSDIEKKFLIDSYLSIENINKTLVKEINKLSPFGLDNQEPNFTDNNVTLLNYTKFGVDSRHFKGMVVKGNKKLPVIGYNLGDKIDTKNSGKKIEILYTPVLKYGKNDFFIELKLKDFKYN, encoded by the coding sequence ATGAGGTGGGAGTTATTAAATTATAACGACGAATACATTCAGAGTAAAAGTAAGGAGTTTCATACTGATAAGTTAATAACTGAGTTATTACTGAACAGGGGAATTACAAATAAAGAAGACGTAGATAAGTTTTTGAATCCGTCAATGGAAAATATTAATGATCCATTTTTATTTGAAGATATGGAAAGAATAGTCGAAAGGATCATTATTGCCAGAAAAAATAAAGAAAAAATCTTTATTTACGGTGATTATGATGTGGACGGAATTTCCGGAACAGCTTATTTAATCATAGTATTAAGAAATCTGGGTATTAATATAGATTACTTTATCCAAAACAGGGTGCATGAAGGGTCAAAAATCAACAAACATTTTGTAAATTACATAAAAAAGAGAAATGCAAAACTGGTAATAACAGTGGATACAAGTTTTGGAAGTACTGAAGAGATAGAACTTCTGACTAAAAACGGAATAGATTTAATAATAACCGACCACCACAGGCAGACAAACAAACTAAAACTGGATGTAAAAACAATAAATCCCAAAATAAGTAAAACTTATCCTTTCAAGCATCTGTCAGGATCGGGCATGGCATATAAGCTGGCTGATGCTGTCTATGAAAGGCTGGGAGTAAGTAAGAAAATACTTCATGATTATATGGATATAGTCATGATAGGAACTGTGGCAGATGTAGTGCCGATGACTGATGAAAACAGGTTTATTATAAAGCAGGGACTGGCAAACCTCAGAAAAACCAAGGTAAAAGGGCTGGAATATCTGATAGTATACCTAAAGCTAAATGCTTACAGTATAAATACAAGCGACATCGGCTTTTACATTGCTCCAATGCTGAATGCACTGGGAAGAATAGACAGTTCAAAAATGGTAGTAGATTTTTACATAGAAAAAGATGACTTTAGAATTTTTAATATCATTGAAGAAATGAAAAGAGCGAATAAAATAAGAAGATATCTCGAGATAAACATTTATAACGAGATTGAAGAAAAAATAGCTAAAATGAGAGAAAAGCCTAAATATATATTTATGAAAAGCAAGAAATGGCACTCCGGAGTAACAGGTGTAGTTTCTTCGAGATTATCACTAAAGTATAACATACCTGTTATAATCATATCGATAAAAAACGGTTATGGAAAGGCTTCGTGCAGAAGCGTGGAAGGGTTGAATATATTTGATATTCTGAAAGAGATATCTCATAAATTCGAGAGATTCGGCGGGCATGATCTGGCAGCAGGATTTCTGGTAACGGAAAAAGTGCTGTTTCAGATAGAAAAGTATCTGAAAAACAAACTCTACAGACTGAATAAATCAGATATAGAGAAAAAATTTCTTATAGACTCATATTTATCAATAGAAAATATAAATAAAACTCTCGTGAAGGAAATAAATAAACTGTCTCCGTTTGGTCTTGACAATCAGGAACCGAACTTTACAGACAATAATGTAACACTGTTAAATTACACTAAATTTGGTGTAGACTCCAGACATTTTAAAGGAATGGTAGTCAAAGGAAATAAAAAATTACCTGTAATTGGCTACAACCTCGGAGATAAGATAGACACAAAAAATTCCGGTAAAAAGATAGAAATTCTTTATACTCCGGTTCTGAAATATGGTAAAAATGATTTTTTTATAGAATTAAAACTAAAAGATTTTAAATATAATTAG
- the infB gene encoding translation initiation factor IF-2 has translation MRVHELAKELGFENKEFIDKLKKVGVEVKSHLSGLSDEQEKSIRNKMKKAQTTGIDSKKEINAGKDKAKSENHIVKEKIVFNSVEANKNPRDARTEKHTEIKTVKNNIEKAVKSENKNMENTVNNPNKNFSHDRDDENKLNQNRDGQNRNYNQNRDNQNRDGQNRNYNQNRDNQNRDGQNRNYNQNRDNQNRDGQNRNYNQNRDNQNRDGQNRNYNQNRDNQNRDGQNRNYNQNRDNQNRDGQNRNYNQNRDNQNRDGQNRNYNQNRDNQNRDGQNRNYNQNRDNQNRDGQNRNYNQNRDNQNRDGQNRNYGQNRDNQNRDGQNRNYNQNRDGQNRNYGQNRDNQNRDGQNRNYGQNRDNQNRDGQNRNYGQNRDNQNRDGQNRNYGQNRDNQNRDGQNRNYNQNRDGQNRSYGQNRDNQNRDGQNRNYGQNRDNQNRDGQNRSNDYRGNKDNAKSTAAPAAADDKKAKTIKPSVKKKFDKKKYEEEKRKKDEERKLSDIRSDFRKEDKKKKFKKKDRTAERNDLVRAEIEKVGMITIGDEISIKELAEKMGLNLSDIIKKFFMMGKILTANAILSFEEAEEVAMEYEVLVEKEETEEVSYGDKYELEITDKTDDLEVRPPVITIMGHVDHGKTSLLDALRKTHIMDDEAGGITQKIGAYQIKWKNQKITFIDTPGHEAFTEMRSRGAKVTDIAILIVAADDGVKPQTVEAISHAKEAGVPIIVAINKIDKPEANPMKVKQELLEYGLVSPEWGGQTEFVEISAKSRTNLDELLETITITSELLELKANPKKRAKAVVIESRLDPKMGAVADILIQEGNLKISDIFVAGESYGRVRSMVDDRGARITKASLSEPVEITGFNNIPEAGDVLYVVNNDKQAKKIVEDFLKERKQNEQNKKKHISLESLSKELEDQQLKELKCIIRADSKGSVEALKESLEKLSNEKVMINIIQASAGAVTEGDVMLAEASNAIIIGFNVRPTTPARNEAEKLGVEIRTYNVIYHITEEIEKAMKGLLDPEFREIYHGRIEVQKVFKVTGAGNIAGAMVVDGKVTRDSKIRVLRDGIILYEGEIGSLKRYKDDAKEVINGQECGIGIKDFNDIKEGDLIEAYISEEIPR, from the coding sequence ATGAGAGTACATGAGTTAGCTAAAGAACTTGGATTTGAAAATAAGGAATTTATAGATAAACTAAAAAAAGTCGGAGTTGAGGTGAAATCTCATTTATCAGGATTAAGTGATGAACAAGAGAAATCGATAAGAAATAAAATGAAGAAAGCTCAAACCACAGGTATAGATTCCAAAAAAGAAATAAACGCCGGAAAAGATAAGGCGAAAAGCGAAAATCATATAGTTAAGGAAAAAATAGTCTTTAACAGTGTGGAAGCTAATAAAAATCCGAGAGATGCTAGAACGGAAAAACATACAGAAATCAAAACTGTAAAAAATAATATAGAAAAGGCAGTGAAATCTGAGAATAAAAATATGGAGAATACAGTAAATAACCCAAATAAGAATTTCAGTCATGACAGAGATGATGAAAATAAACTAAATCAAAACAGAGACGGACAAAATAGAAATTACAACCAGAACAGAGATAATCAGAACAGAGACGGACAAAACAGAAATTACAACCAAAACAGAGATAATCAGAACAGAGACGGACAAAACAGAAATTACAACCAGAACAGAGATAATCAAAACAGAGACGGACAAAACAGAAATTACAACCAGAACAGAGATAATCAAAACAGAGACGGACAAAACAGAAATTACAACCAGAACAGAGATAATCAAAACAGAGACGGACAAAACAGAAATTACAACCAAAATAGAGATAATCAGAACAGAGACGGACAAAACAGAAATTACAACCAAAATAGAGATAATCAAAACAGAGACGGACAGAACAGAAATTACAACCAAAACAGAGATAATCAAAACAGAGACGGACAAAACAGAAACTACAACCAGAACAGAGATAATCAAAATAGAGACGGGCAAAACAGAAATTACAACCAGAACAGAGATAATCAGAACAGAGACGGACAAAACAGAAATTATGGACAGAACAGAGATAATCAGAACAGAGACGGACAAAATAGAAATTACAATCAAAATAGAGACGGGCAGAACAGAAATTACGGACAGAACAGAGATAATCAAAACAGAGACGGACAGAACAGAAATTACGGGCAGAACAGGGATAATCAAAACAGAGACGGACAGAACAGAAATTATGGACAAAACAGAGATAATCAAAACAGAGACGGACAAAACAGAAATTATGGACAAAACAGAGATAATCAAAACAGAGACGGGCAGAACAGAAATTACAACCAAAACAGAGACGGACAAAACAGAAGTTATGGACAAAACAGAGATAATCAAAACAGAGACGGACAGAACAGAAATTATGGGCAGAACAGAGATAATCAGAACAGAGACGGACAAAATAGAAGTAATGATTACAGAGGAAACAAAGATAATGCAAAAAGCACAGCAGCACCAGCAGCAGCTGATGATAAAAAAGCAAAAACAATAAAGCCGTCTGTTAAGAAAAAATTTGATAAAAAGAAATACGAGGAAGAAAAAAGAAAAAAAGATGAAGAAAGAAAACTTAGTGATATCAGATCAGATTTCAGAAAAGAAGATAAAAAGAAAAAATTCAAGAAAAAAGACAGAACTGCTGAAAGAAATGATCTTGTAAGAGCTGAAATAGAAAAAGTCGGAATGATTACCATTGGGGATGAGATATCTATAAAAGAACTTGCCGAAAAAATGGGATTAAATCTTTCAGATATCATAAAAAAATTCTTCATGATGGGAAAAATTCTTACTGCAAATGCTATACTGAGTTTCGAAGAAGCTGAAGAAGTTGCTATGGAATATGAAGTTCTTGTAGAAAAAGAAGAAACAGAAGAAGTAAGCTACGGGGATAAATATGAACTTGAAATAACAGATAAAACAGACGATCTTGAAGTAAGACCGCCGGTAATTACAATAATGGGACACGTAGATCACGGGAAAACATCACTTCTGGATGCTTTGAGAAAGACACATATAATGGACGACGAAGCAGGAGGAATTACACAGAAAATAGGAGCTTACCAGATAAAGTGGAAGAACCAGAAAATAACCTTTATAGATACACCGGGTCATGAGGCGTTCACAGAAATGAGATCAAGAGGAGCAAAAGTAACGGATATAGCAATACTGATAGTAGCTGCCGATGATGGTGTAAAACCACAGACAGTAGAAGCAATATCACATGCTAAAGAAGCCGGAGTTCCTATAATAGTAGCTATAAACAAAATAGACAAGCCTGAAGCAAATCCTATGAAGGTAAAACAGGAGCTTCTGGAATACGGATTAGTATCTCCTGAATGGGGCGGGCAGACAGAATTTGTGGAAATTTCTGCTAAGAGCAGAACAAATCTTGATGAGCTTTTGGAAACTATAACTATAACTTCAGAACTTCTGGAATTAAAGGCAAATCCTAAGAAAAGAGCAAAAGCAGTAGTAATAGAATCAAGACTTGATCCTAAAATGGGAGCTGTAGCAGATATTCTGATTCAGGAAGGAAACCTGAAAATAAGTGATATCTTCGTAGCCGGAGAGTCTTACGGAAGAGTAAGATCAATGGTGGATGACAGAGGAGCAAGAATTACAAAAGCAAGTCTTTCTGAACCGGTGGAAATTACCGGGTTTAATAATATACCTGAGGCCGGAGATGTTTTATATGTAGTTAATAATGACAAGCAGGCTAAAAAAATAGTGGAAGACTTCCTGAAAGAAAGAAAACAGAATGAACAAAACAAGAAGAAGCATATATCACTGGAAAGTCTGTCAAAAGAGCTGGAAGACCAGCAGCTTAAAGAATTGAAATGTATAATAAGAGCAGATTCTAAAGGTTCTGTAGAAGCATTAAAAGAATCTCTTGAAAAATTATCAAATGAAAAAGTAATGATAAATATTATACAGGCAAGTGCAGGAGCTGTCACTGAAGGCGATGTAATGCTTGCGGAGGCTTCTAATGCGATAATAATAGGATTTAATGTAAGACCTACTACACCTGCAAGAAATGAAGCAGAAAAACTTGGTGTAGAAATAAGAACTTATAATGTAATCTATCATATTACAGAAGAAATAGAGAAAGCCATGAAAGGACTTCTTGATCCTGAATTCAGAGAGATTTACCATGGAAGAATAGAAGTACAGAAAGTCTTTAAGGTAACAGGAGCAGGAAATATTGCCGGAGCTATGGTTGTAGACGGGAAAGTAACAAGAGATTCTAAGATAAGAGTACTAAGAGACGGAATAATTCTATATGAAGGTGAGATCGGTTCGTTAAAGAGATACAAAGATGATGCAAAAGAGGTAATTAACGGACAGGAATGCGGAATAGGAATTAAAGATTTTAACGACATAAAAGAAGGAGATCTTATAGAAGCTTACATATCGGAAGAGATTCCTAGATAA
- a CDS encoding DUF448 domain-containing protein, protein MICKKRSEKQNLFRFSSVDGRYLYDKKQKIQSRGFYLCDNPACLNALSKHKKVKVEADELIKILNVLKKKNKDILDILKTMRGSENLVYGMEENMEAMKKGRVKLIVVPADIKKNHMIELETLCERHKVKKIVTGKREDLEKIFERNLNIVGIMNKRAIEGIMKKLEVTDEST, encoded by the coding sequence ATGATCTGCAAAAAAAGAAGTGAAAAACAAAATTTATTTAGGTTTTCATCTGTAGATGGCAGATATCTTTATGACAAAAAACAGAAGATTCAGAGCAGAGGCTTTTACTTATGTGATAATCCGGCATGTCTGAATGCATTATCAAAGCATAAAAAAGTAAAAGTGGAAGCAGACGAACTGATAAAAATTCTGAATGTACTAAAAAAGAAGAATAAAGATATTTTAGATATTTTAAAAACTATGAGAGGCTCGGAAAATCTGGTTTATGGAATGGAAGAAAATATGGAAGCCATGAAAAAAGGCAGAGTAAAATTAATAGTAGTTCCGGCAGATATAAAGAAAAATCATATGATAGAATTGGAAACTCTTTGTGAAAGGCACAAGGTGAAAAAGATAGTTACGGGAAAAAGAGAGGATCTGGAGAAAATATTTGAAAGAAATCTCAATATCGTAGGGATTATGAATAAAAGAGCCATAGAAGGAATAATGAAAAAGTTGGAGGTGACAGATGAGAGTACATGA
- the rimP gene encoding ribosome maturation factor RimP translates to MEQILLEIEKTIASYLDEMNLELADLEYVPEGGYNYLRIYIERVDGVTSIEDCVSFSEKIDPLIEDFIKDKFFLEVSTPGIERRLRKEKDFLRFKGKKIRLALKSKVNDKKVLTGDLVDFISNEVVVDVEGTLINIPLEKVKKANLIYEMPDFKEEV, encoded by the coding sequence ATGGAGCAGATTCTTTTAGAAATAGAAAAAACCATAGCTTCTTATTTGGACGAAATGAATCTGGAATTAGCCGATCTTGAATATGTGCCAGAAGGAGGATATAACTACTTGAGAATATATATTGAGAGAGTAGACGGGGTAACAAGCATAGAGGATTGTGTGAGTTTCAGCGAAAAAATAGATCCACTTATAGAGGATTTTATAAAAGACAAGTTTTTTTTAGAGGTTTCTACGCCAGGGATAGAACGAAGATTAAGAAAGGAAAAGGATTTTTTGAGATTCAAAGGTAAAAAGATACGACTGGCTCTAAAAAGTAAGGTTAATGATAAAAAAGTTCTGACGGGAGATTTGGTAGACTTTATCAGCAATGAAGTAGTAGTAGACGTAGAGGGAACACTTATAAATATTCCATTGGAAAAAGTAAAAAAGGCAAATCTCATATATGAAATGCCGGATTTTAAGGAGGAAGTATGA
- the nusA gene encoding transcription termination factor NusA: MKAKDQRIFLEALDELEKEKGIKKEELLEAVETALLAAYKKNYGEKENAEVKINHDTGEVKVFSRKEIVDEVENPEYEISLDDAKNFKKRAKVGGVVELEINAEDFKRNAIQNAKQIVIQKVRECEKQNIYNNFKEKENSIVTGIVRKVDEKGSLYIDINGLEAIIPEKELSDTDVFKQGDRVKVYIGKVEEGTKFTKTFISRKSEEMIRKLFDLEIPEIEDGVIVIKSVAREAGSRTKVAIYSDDPNLDVKGACIGKGGMRIQSIIDELKGEKIDIVLWNEDIRYFVKNALNPAEVISVEIIEDNGEEVAKVEVASDQLSLAIGKKGQNSRLAAKLCGIKIDIFTSELPDDSEPEEE; the protein is encoded by the coding sequence ATGAAAGCGAAAGATCAGAGAATCTTTTTAGAGGCTTTAGATGAACTGGAAAAAGAAAAGGGAATAAAAAAAGAAGAATTACTGGAAGCAGTAGAAACAGCCCTACTTGCAGCATATAAAAAAAATTACGGAGAAAAAGAAAACGCAGAGGTAAAGATTAATCACGATACAGGTGAAGTAAAAGTCTTTTCCAGAAAAGAAATAGTGGATGAGGTAGAAAATCCCGAGTATGAAATAAGTCTTGACGATGCGAAGAATTTTAAAAAAAGGGCAAAAGTAGGAGGCGTAGTAGAGCTTGAGATAAACGCCGAGGACTTCAAGAGAAATGCAATACAAAATGCAAAACAGATAGTAATACAAAAAGTAAGAGAATGTGAAAAACAAAATATTTATAATAACTTTAAAGAAAAAGAAAATTCTATAGTAACAGGTATAGTAAGAAAAGTGGATGAAAAAGGAAGCCTTTATATAGATATTAACGGTCTTGAGGCAATAATTCCCGAAAAAGAACTTTCTGATACCGATGTTTTTAAACAGGGTGACAGGGTAAAAGTATACATCGGTAAAGTAGAAGAGGGAACAAAGTTCACAAAAACATTTATTTCAAGAAAGTCGGAAGAAATGATAAGAAAGCTTTTTGATCTGGAAATTCCCGAAATAGAAGACGGTGTAATAGTGATAAAGTCTGTGGCAAGGGAAGCAGGAAGCAGAACAAAAGTAGCAATCTATTCTGATGATCCCAATCTTGATGTAAAAGGTGCCTGTATAGGAAAAGGCGGAATGAGAATACAAAGTATAATTGATGAACTAAAAGGTGAAAAAATAGATATTGTTTTGTGGAATGAGGACATAAGATATTTTGTAAAAAATGCTTTAAATCCGGCAGAGGTAATTTCTGTGGAAATTATTGAAGATAACGGGGAAGAGGTGGCTAAAGTAGAAGTGGCAAGTGATCAGTTATCGCTGGCTATAGGGAAAAAAGGACAGAATTCCAGATTGGCAGCAAAGCTTTGCGGCATAAAAATAGACATCTTTACTTCAGAACTTCCAGATGACTCTGAGCCGGAAGAAGAGTAG
- the truB gene encoding tRNA pseudouridine(55) synthase TruB, whose product MKSEKGAGKMDGIILLNKEKDISSFKAINNLKYKLKLKKVGHAGTLDPLAEGLMIVLVNNATKLSDMLLKQSKEYYAECELGYETDTYDCTGEKTQVYDGEISVDKEKITDILEDFQGEYEQTPPMYSAIKINGKKLYDLARKGIEVERKSKTVNIEYINRISINGNKIGFYIHAGSGTYIRSVIQDFGRRLGTYATMTKLIRTKIGKFSLENAYREKEISDDSVLLSVEKIFDYPALDVTDEECFKMKNGIKLNKEIPVGYYSIYNNGEYKGIGISADGILKRFRYFN is encoded by the coding sequence ATGAAAAGTGAAAAGGGAGCCGGAAAAATGGACGGAATAATTTTGTTAAACAAAGAAAAAGATATAAGCTCATTCAAAGCTATAAATAATCTTAAGTATAAACTGAAGCTGAAAAAGGTAGGACATGCTGGAACGCTTGATCCTCTGGCGGAAGGACTTATGATAGTGCTTGTCAATAATGCTACGAAGCTTTCGGATATGCTTTTGAAACAAAGCAAGGAATATTATGCTGAGTGTGAACTGGGTTATGAAACAGATACATATGACTGCACGGGAGAAAAAACTCAGGTTTATGATGGTGAAATTTCGGTTGATAAAGAAAAAATAACAGACATTCTTGAAGATTTTCAGGGAGAATACGAACAGACACCTCCGATGTACTCGGCTATCAAGATAAACGGAAAAAAGCTCTATGACCTTGCGAGAAAGGGAATAGAAGTAGAGCGTAAAAGCAAAACTGTAAATATAGAATATATAAACAGAATAAGTATAAATGGGAATAAAATAGGGTTTTATATACATGCGGGAAGCGGGACTTATATACGGTCTGTAATTCAGGATTTCGGAAGACGGCTCGGGACTTATGCGACAATGACTAAGCTGATAAGAACAAAGATAGGTAAATTTTCACTTGAAAATGCATACAGGGAAAAAGAAATATCAGATGATTCTGTATTATTAAGCGTAGAAAAGATATTCGATTATCCTGCACTTGATGTTACAGATGAAGAATGTTTTAAGATGAAAAACGGGATAAAACTGAATAAAGAAATTCCGGTGGGATACTACAGCATTTATAATAACGGGGAATATAAGGGGATAGGTATATCAGCCGACGGGATACTGAAAAGATTCAGATATTTTAACTGA
- the rbfA gene encoding 30S ribosome-binding factor RbfA, which yields MNDRRRQGLEKEISRIVGTTLLTEVKNDKIRRLVSIKETTLSKDGKYVDLFFSILDIDENLNKEKLIEDLNKLKGFFRKAIGSELTIRHTPEVRIHIDNTAEYGVKISSILNQISKKDSE from the coding sequence ATGAATGATAGAAGAAGACAGGGACTGGAAAAGGAAATATCAAGAATAGTTGGGACAACACTTCTTACAGAGGTAAAAAATGATAAAATAAGAAGACTGGTAAGCATAAAAGAGACAACTCTCAGTAAAGACGGAAAGTATGTAGATTTGTTTTTTTCCATTTTAGACATAGATGAAAACCTAAATAAGGAAAAACTCATAGAAGATCTGAATAAGCTAAAAGGCTTTTTTAGAAAGGCAATTGGTTCGGAACTGACAATAAGACATACTCCGGAAGTAAGAATACACATAGATAATACTGCGGAATACGGAGTAAAAATATCTTCGATTCTTAATCAGATATCTAAAAAAGATAGCGAGTGA